The following is a genomic window from Streptomyces sp. BHT-5-2.
GCCCGCAAGCACGGCAACCCGCCGCAGTAGCCCACGCGCCGCCCACCGTCCTTCCTGATCCCACCACGGAGAATCGAGACCGCAGTGAACACTGCCCCCAGTGCCGTCACCGACGCTCCCATCCGCGTCGAGAAGGGCCAGGCCAGCGAGGAGGAGCTGGCCGCGCTGACCGCCGTCCTCCTGGCCCGCGCCGCGCACCGCCCGTCGGCCGTCCCCGGCCCGCGCACCTCGGCGGCCCGCTGGCGCCGCCTGGAGCGCCAGACCGGCTTCCACGGCGCCACCAGCTGGCAGCGCTGACCCGCTTTTGCGTTCCGGCGGCCCCCGCACCTCGGTGTGGGGGCCGCCGTCGTCTGTCCGTGCCGCTCACGTTTCAGGCGGAGAGCGTCGCCGCCCCCGGCCAGATCAGCCACGCCTGGGTATCCGCCGGCCTCCCGAACCAACGCACCGCGCTCTCCGCCGAGCCGAGGCTGTAATGCGCCCGTCCGCTCGCGCTGATCACCTGCGCCCGCCCGTCCTCGTACGCCAGCCCCCAGGCGGCGATATGCCCGTCGAACTCCCCGTCGCCGACGGGGTACTGCTGCGCGACGGCGAACAGCCGCGGCGCCAATTCGTTCGCCATGGCCGCGAGTTCGGGGTGCAGGGTGCCCACGGGGTGGGAGTTGCCCGTGTGCTCAGGGTCGTTGGCCTGTGACGCTACGGTGTTCATGGAGTCCTCCTGCTCAGGGAGTTGGGGGAGCCGATGGAGTGGCTCACGTCACACACGGTAGCCCAGCTGGATATATATTGCTCTAGTGGGAAAGCTAAGAATTTACAGTCCACCTGTGTGGGTGACGGCGGTCGTTCCTGACGGGTGAGGAGAGGGAAGCGGATGCCGTCGAGTAAGCCAATCACCCTGCGGCAGCAGCGACTTGCCCTTGAGCTGAGGAAACTGCGGGAACGAGCGGGTCTCTCGTCGAGCGAGGCGGCCAACCGCCTTGGCGTCAAGCCGGCGCAGATCAGCAACATCGAAGCGGCCCGGCACGCGGTGAGCGCCGATCGGGTGCGGGCCTTTGCGGCGGGCTATGGCTGCGCGGATCCGGACTACGTCGAGGGACTCGCCGGGATGACGGGAGGGCGGACGCGTGGCTGGTGGGAGGAGTATCGCGAGTTCCTGCCCGGTGGGCTGGTCGATGTCGCGGAGCTTGAGCACTCCGCGACGGCCTTGCGCGTAGCGGTCGTGATCCACATGCCTGGCCTGCTGCAGACGCCGGAGCATGCACGCGCGACCTTCCGCGCGAATGTTCCCCCTTTGCCGGCACACGAATTGGAGCACCGCACCTCCTTCCGCATCAGAAGGCAGGCGGTGCTGTTCGGTGATCGGCCCACTCCGTACACCGCGATCGTCCACGAGGCTGCCCTGCGGATGGGCTTCGGAGGCCCTGAGGCGTCCCGTGGGCAGCTCAACCACCTTGCCGAGATGAGCGAACACGATCACATCTCGGTCGTCGTCATCCCGTTCGGCGACGCTTCGGTTCCCGTGTCCGGTCAGCCATACGTCTACGTCTCCGGCCCAGTTCCTGCACTGGATACCGTCGAAGTCGATACCGAGTACGGCTGTGATTTCATGCATGCCGAGGATCAGTTGGAGAAGTACCGGACGGTGCTGGACTGCTTGGAATCCCGAGCCCTCACGCCGGCCAAGTCGCGTGATCTGATCCGCCGGATCGCAAAGACCGTCTGAGAGGAACGCCATGCCCATACACGAGTGGCAGAAGTCGTCGTTCAGCGGCGAGGGCGCACAGTGTCTCTACGTCGCCGCCCCCGACAGCGACACCATCAAGCTCCGCGAGAGCGACGACCCCGACGTCGTCCTCACCACCACCCCCGCCAACCTCAAGGCGTTCATCCTGGGCGTCAAGGCCGGGGAGTTCGACCACTTCGTGGACGGCTGAGAGCACCGGCCGCAGGCCGGTACGCGAAGGCCCCCGCACCTGGCAGGTGTGCGGGGGCCTTCGCGTACGGCTCGTCGGCAAGCGCGCGCCGTCGGGCGCCACCGCTACCGCAGGCGGGCCATCAGGGCGTGCTCCACGAGCGTGATGAGCGCGCTCTTGGCCTCGCTGCGGTGGCGGGCGTCGGTGGTGATGATCGGCGCGTCCGGGCCGATCTGGAGCGCTTCGCGGACCTCGTCGGGCGTGTACGGCTGGTGCCCGTCGAAGCCGTTGAGGGCGATGACGAAGGGCAGGCCGCTGTTCTCGAAGTAGTCGACCGCGGGGAAGCAGTCGGCGAGGCGGCGGGTGTCGACCAGGACGACGGCGCCGATCGCGCCGCGCACCAGGTCGTCCCACATGAACCAGAAGCGGTCCTGACCGGGCGTACCGAAGAGGTACAGGATCAGGTCCTGGTCCAGGGTGATCCGGCCGAAGTCCATGGCCACGGTCGTGGTGGTCTTGTCCGGCGCGTGCGTGAGGTCGTCGATGCCCGCCGACGCGGAGGTCATCACGGCTTCGGTACGCAGCGGATTGATCTCTGAGACGGCCCCGACGAACGTGGTCTTGCCCACGCCGAAGCCGCCCGCCACCACGATCTTCGCCGAGGTGGTGGAGCGGGCTGCACCGCTAGAGCTTGCGAAGTCCACTGAGCACCCTTTCGAGCAGTGTCACATCTGGCTGTCCACCGGCGGTCTCGTCCCCGCCGGGCTGATGGATGGCGACGAGTCCGGCCTCCGCCAGGTCGGCGACGAGGATCCGGGCGACGCCGAGGGGGATGGAGAGGAGGGCCGAGATCTCGGCCACTGATTTGATCTCGCGGCAGAGGTGGCAGATGCGCTGGTGCTCCGGCAGCTGGCCCTGCAGCTTCGCGGGATCGGCGGTCGTGCTGACCAGCGCCTCGATGGCGAGCTGGTAGCGCGGCCGGGTCCGGCCCCCGGTCATCGCGTACGGCCGCACGAGCGGGTTGTTCGCGCCCCCGGTGGGGGCGGAGGGCTCGGGCCTCGGCCGCGGCGGCTGCACCGGCTGGATGCGCGGCGCCTGCGGCTGGTCGTACGGCGACGGCTCGGACGGCCCGTAGGGCGGACCGTACGGGCCCTGCTGCTGAGCGGGATGCCGCGGCTGCTGCGGCGGCTGGAGCCGCTGCGGCCTGCGGCTCGGCGCAGACGGGAAGTTGAAGCGGTTGTGATGGGTCTCGCCCTGGGGGCCGGACTGCTGTCCGGATCCATACGGGTAGCCGCTCGGGGGCGTTGCCACGTCTCCTCCTTCAACTTGCCTGTCTGACGCCGGTCGCGCCACCGAACCCTATGGCGCGGTGGCGGGAAACGCACTGCCTGTCTGCTAGTTGAGAAGGCTGCCCTGCAGTTCCGCACGCAGATCGGGCGTGAGAACGGTGCCCGCACGGTCGACCAGCAGGGCCATCTCGTAGCCGACGAGGCCGATGTCGCACTCGGGGTGCGCCAGTACGGCCAGCGACGACCCGTCGGAGACGGACATGATGAAGAGGAAACCGCGCTCCATCTCCACCACGGTCTGGTTGACGTTGCCGCCCTCGAAGATGCGGGACGCGCCGGAGGTCAGCGACGTCAGGCCGGAGGCCACCGCCGCCAGCTGATCCGCTCTGTCACGGGGGAAGCCCTCGGACATCGCGAGGAGGAGACCGTCCGCGGAGACCACGACCGTGTGGGACACCCCGGGGGTGTTCTCCACGAAGTTGGTGATCAACCAGTTCAGATTCTGCGCCGCCTGGCTCATCGGGCTCACACTAACGCTCCTGATCGTAGGTGCTGCCGGGGCCGAAGCCCTGTTGGTCATTCTGGGGGACCCCCGAGGAGGGGTCCGTGCCGGTGCCGGCGCTGCGCCCCTGCTGGACACCGCGGCGCAGATTGCTCAGCCTGCCGCGGACGTCCTCCGGGGCGCGGGAGACCTGGGGGCCGCCCTGCGCGCTCTGCTCCGCGGTGCCCTCGACCAGGTTGGCCTTGGGCACCCGCCGGGGGAGGCCGGAAGACGTGACCCCGCCGGCCGACGGCTGGCGCAGTCGGCCCGCCCGCTGCCAGCGATCGTCGTTCTCGCTGCGCCAGGCGGGGCCGTCGCCCTGGCCGGGCTCCGCTGCGGGCTCCTGCTGACCGTGCGGCGAGCCGGCTCCGCGGCGCGGAAGGCCAGCTTCGGTCAGCGAGTGGATCACGCTCGCGGTCGGGCCGGGACGCTCGAATGTTACGCGCTCGGACGCATCAGCGGGAGCGGCAGGTGGATTCCGGTCAGATTCCGCTTCGGTTCCGAAGTGCCCGTCGTACGCAGGTGGTTCAGGCCAGCCGCCGGGCGCACCGGCGTCCTGCGGGGCGTAGAACTGCCCGGTGGTTTCCGCGGGCGCGGGCGCGCCGAACGCGTCGACCCCGGAGGAGCGGTCGTCGTAGAGGGGCGCGCCGGGCTCCGCATACGGCGCAACGGGCTCCGCATAGGGTGCGTGGTGATCCTCGTACGCCGCTCGGTGGTCCTCGTACGCCGCGCGGTGGTCGTGGCCGCCGGCGGACACCTCGTCGCGGAACAGCGGCCGCTCGTCCACCGGTTCGGGCGCGGGCCGGCCGGCGCCCGTCTGGGCCTCCAGGGCCGCCCGGCGCTCCTCGCGCAGCAGGGAGCGGCCCACCGGGTCCAGCCCGGCGCCGGGTCCGTCGTGCGCCTGGAATCCGTCGTCGAAGCCCAGCTCGGCCGCGGTGCGCTGGCCCGCCTCGTACGCCCCCTGCTGCTGGTGCTCGGGGACGATCCGGGAGACGGTGAAGGTGTCGTCGAACTGCTCGTCGCCGCCACCGCCGTGGGTGATCGCCTCCGGCAGCATGACCAGCGACGTGGTGCCGGCCTGCTCGCCCGAGGGGCGCAGCTGGACCCGGATGCCGTGCCGGTCGGCCAGCCGGCCGACCACGAACAGGCCCATCCGCTGGGAGATCGCGGCGTCCACGCTGGGCGGGTTGGCCAGCTTGTGGTTGATGTCCGAGAAGTCCTCGGCGGTCAGCCCGATGCCCTTGTCGTGGATCTCGATCATGATCCGGCCGTCCGGCAGCCGGGTCGCGGCCACCCTCACCTTGGTCTGCGGGGAGGAGAACGTGGTGGCGTTCTCCAGCAGCTCGGACAGCAGGTGGATGAGGTCGGTGACCGCGGTGCCGTGGATGTCGCTCTCCGGGA
Proteins encoded in this region:
- a CDS encoding acyl-CoA carboxylase epsilon subunit, which gives rise to MNTAPSAVTDAPIRVEKGQASEEELAALTAVLLARAAHRPSAVPGPRTSAARWRRLERQTGFHGATSWQR
- a CDS encoding helix-turn-helix transcriptional regulator; this translates as MPSSKPITLRQQRLALELRKLRERAGLSSSEAANRLGVKPAQISNIEAARHAVSADRVRAFAAGYGCADPDYVEGLAGMTGGRTRGWWEEYREFLPGGLVDVAELEHSATALRVAVVIHMPGLLQTPEHARATFRANVPPLPAHELEHRTSFRIRRQAVLFGDRPTPYTAIVHEAALRMGFGGPEASRGQLNHLAEMSEHDHISVVVIPFGDASVPVSGQPYVYVSGPVPALDTVEVDTEYGCDFMHAEDQLEKYRTVLDCLESRALTPAKSRDLIRRIAKTV
- a CDS encoding DUF397 domain-containing protein → MPIHEWQKSSFSGEGAQCLYVAAPDSDTIKLRESDDPDVVLTTTPANLKAFILGVKAGEFDHFVDG
- a CDS encoding ATP/GTP-binding protein, which translates into the protein MDFASSSGAARSTTSAKIVVAGGFGVGKTTFVGAVSEINPLRTEAVMTSASAGIDDLTHAPDKTTTTVAMDFGRITLDQDLILYLFGTPGQDRFWFMWDDLVRGAIGAVVLVDTRRLADCFPAVDYFENSGLPFVIALNGFDGHQPYTPDEVREALQIGPDAPIITTDARHRSEAKSALITLVEHALMARLR
- a CDS encoding DUF742 domain-containing protein, which encodes MATPPSGYPYGSGQQSGPQGETHHNRFNFPSAPSRRPQRLQPPQQPRHPAQQQGPYGPPYGPSEPSPYDQPQAPRIQPVQPPRPRPEPSAPTGGANNPLVRPYAMTGGRTRPRYQLAIEALVSTTADPAKLQGQLPEHQRICHLCREIKSVAEISALLSIPLGVARILVADLAEAGLVAIHQPGGDETAGGQPDVTLLERVLSGLRKL
- a CDS encoding roadblock/LC7 domain-containing protein, with translation MSQAAQNLNWLITNFVENTPGVSHTVVVSADGLLLAMSEGFPRDRADQLAAVASGLTSLTSGASRIFEGGNVNQTVVEMERGFLFIMSVSDGSSLAVLAHPECDIGLVGYEMALLVDRAGTVLTPDLRAELQGSLLN